The genome window CATAGTGCATGAGAACTTTGGTGGAGTGTGGGGGCTGGGGCTGATGAAAGCTTGAcccagaggcctcaggaaactgggAACAGGCTACTGTAGATGCAGTGGCCAATGACCAAGGCCAGCATCTCGGAGGTGCCGCTCAGCGCCACAATGAAGGGGGCCTGGGAGGCATAGTCAGCTTGAAGGCGGCGGAGGGATAGCTGCAGCATGGCCAAGGCCAGCAGGCTGTTCTGCACCCCTACCTCAATGCTGACCGTCCGCCGCTGGGCCACAGGCAGCTTCAGACATGTGGCCAGGCAGTAGCCCACCAACAGGCCAACCAGGGGCACTGTGATACCCACCAGTACGATGGGTAGCCGGACGCCTGCCAGGATGAAGACCCCCATGCGATAGGCCAGGAAAAGGCCGCCCAGGAGGAGCACAAAGCTGAAGGGCTTGATGACCTGCAGCAGCAGCTGGGAGAACTTGGGGAGCTTGGACTTGATCAGCACGCCCACTGCTATGGGGATGGCGATGAACAGCAGGGTGCCCAGGATTTTGGAGATGGGCACGTGGAGTGTTTCATGGATGCTGAGCAGGTGGCTGTAGATGGCTGAAGACAGAGGCAAGAAACCAGTGGCAGCCACCGTAGAGATGAAAGTCATGGAGATGGCCAGGGTGACGTCCCCTCCAAGAAGGAGGCTGAAGAGGTAGCTCCCTCCGCCGCCAGGCGATGAGCAGGTAATGATGAGGCCCAGAGCCAGGGCCTTGGGCAGCATGAAGACTTTGGCCATGAGGAAAGCGTACAAGGGCATGACCAGAAACTGGCCCAGGAGGCCCAGCAGCATGGGCTGGGGGCTCTGCATGAGCCCCTTTAGAACCTCGAGTTCCACTTTGCACCCAAATGAACACTTGTTGACAAAGATAAGAGGCAAGAGCAGGTAGAGTATTGGGTTTTCCGAGAAGTGGGCCAGGTCGGTGCTGAGGGGGGCGGGGCTGTCTTCAGCAGGTGAGACCTTGATGCAGAAGTCCCTCCGCTCCTCGATCAGTGTGGGCGGGGCCTCACGGGCGTCCAGGAGCTGGATGTGGAGTGGGGCCAGCCCAGCCAGGCCTGAGTGGATGCTCACCACAAagccacccccacctccccaggtTATGGCACTCACGTTCTTGATGGTCAGCACCTCTGTGTCCAGGGATGTAACCCTGAGCATGGGGCTGGGCACCGTCCTGTTGGCTTGGCCTGGGTACTGGCTGGAGATCACAATGATGCCCTCACTCTCCTCAGGAAACTCAAACTCCATCACAGAGCCATCTCCAATGCTCAAGTAGCGGCCCCCAGTCAGCGGCACAGTGTGACCCCCAGCAGTGCTGAGGCTGCCGCTGGCTGTCCCTCGGGCCCCCCATGGCAGGCTGATGAGCAGCAGGGCAGCTCTGAGCATGCCTAAGGGACCTGTGCCACCATCCTCGCCTCCCACACCAGGCCACTGCTGAGAGCTGCCCCTGCCCTGCATTAACACCATGGCTCTTCCTGGAGGGCGGATTCGTGCCCAGGCCCTCTGTGGCTTAGGAGAACATCCCCACTGGTGCTGTTGGGTTGTCCTGAGAAGGATTCATGGGTGGGTCCCAGTCCTGTGCTGCCTTCCTTGATGGCAGGGCTCTCCCTGAGGAGGTAAGGGACACAGAGAGGCAGCCGGTGAGGGCGTGCAGTCAAGAACCCAGGAGCATGGGGATCTGGAAACCCGCTACTAAGAGTAAAACTCAGCAGGGACCCTTGCCCCACACTCAGGAATGGGGAGGCAATGCCTAGTGCTGGCCCTTGAGTGCCGTTTGGCTGTGGCTCCCTGGCCTGCTCTACCTGCCCCTACAGTGACTCGATGAGGGTCCTGCTGGGAAGCAGGTCCTCCCTCCCCAGGGAAGTTGCCAGAATGGGCAGCAGGAATGGATCAGACAGAGCCACATGTCTACTGGGGggctttcttctccttttgtcAGAGCTCCCACTGGTCCCAGACTTTGGGACTCCCAGAGCCACTGTGATATATCTGAGAGGCTGTGCTCAGAGTCCAGGGCTCCCCTCCATGCTCACATGCGCCCCAAAATCCCAATGGAACTATGAGTGTTTCTAGGGACCAGCAGCACCTCCTTCCATTTCTCAATTTGGGCAGTGACCACTGTAGTGTCACATCACCTGCTAGAACTGGGGCAACCAGGCTGGAGACACAACAGCTTTACATCACCCCTGTCAGTTGCCTCATGCACTGTTGTGTCCCGGTCCTAGAAGAGGACTGCCTCTGTAGATCCTATCACTTTGGCACTGGCCTCCCGTCATCTGAGACTGGGGTGAAAGGCAGAATTAGGGAGCAGAGGTTAGGTTAAGCCAAAAGTTCATCCCGGCGAGCCTCCCCTATCCCTAGCTTAGGATGACATGGTCTCTGCTGGCTTGAAGTTCGGGTCACTTACCCTGGAGGCCTTGGTCCAGCCATGTGTCTTATCTctgaagagggaggcaggaaaacCAGTGGGGTAGGAGAAGCAAAGTAGAGGAGCTAAGATGAAGGCACCAGGGCTGAAGCCACCAGGGTGATACGAACCAGTCAGAAGGGGAAGGCTAGGGGCCATTCACCCCATGCCCCATCCCTCCAGTAGGGCTGGTGGCTCTGACTCACTCTAAGAGGGGTTTGGCCCAGATCCCACACCATTTCTGCTTGAGGGGCCGACAGAGTTTGAGCAGATGCACCCCCAAGTCAGGGGAGGGAGTCCCGGCCCTTCCACACCGGCCAGGTGTTCGGGATAACTGGCAAGGGCTCCTCCGTACCTGGGAGTCCGGAAGTTGTCGGACGGGTCGTTAGCAGAGCTCTGGCGCGGAcctgggagggaggaaaggaagggcaCGCCGCCGTCCCACAGGCGGCGACCCGCTCGGGCCGTCTCGGGGTCTGGGGGAGCACCTTACGACATTCCTGGGCCCCGCGGCCCCGCCAGGCCTCGCGAACGAGCGGCGGCGGCCCTTCCCTGCCAGGCCCGACCGGGCGCCCGAGTGGGCGATCGCGGAGCGGGGTCGGGGCCAGAGGCCGCCTCCCTTCCGGAGGCTCTCACCTGCCACAGCCACGGCGCAGCTCAGCTGCAGCGTCTGCCTGGCCAGCAGACGCCCGCGAGCTCGGCCCGTCAGGGCCCCGCCCCACCGAGGCCCCGCCCTTCCCCGCCCAGCGCGTCAGGGCCCCACCCCTCCCTCAGCGTCCCGCTCAACTCCAGCGGCTTGCTGGGTTCCGACCGGTTGTGACGTCTCTGGGAATGACGCGCCcgcgcgggcgcgggcgcggtGCGGGTAAGCCGGTCGGCGCCCGGCGCTGCCTGGACCAATCGCTTGGCAGCGCATCTGAACTTGTTGTGATTGCTAGGGCGACCCGCTCTGGGAGGGAGCCCCAGGCATTCCCGATTACGCTGCGACCTCTAAAGGCAGTGGGACAGAGGGTTAGCCGTTAGCAGGGCTGGGGCGCCCGTGGGCTGCCGCTAGGGCTGTGAGCCCGGGGTTAGGGTTTTGGCCACGTTGCCGCTCAGGGTGCCCAGCCCTGGGGCCTCAGGGCTGAGTTTGACCGACCTGGACGCCGGCTTCTGTGCGGAGTTCCTCCTTTCGTTCAAGCATTGACCGAGCgcctttttctatttatcttctgacactgagtctcgctctgtcgcccaggctggagtgcagtggcacgatctcggctcgctgcaacctccgcctcccgggttcaagccattctcctccctaagcctcccgcatagctgagattacaggcgcccgcccccgcgcccggctaatttttgtatttttggtagagacgggctttcaccatgttggccaggttggtctcgaactcccgacctcgtgagccgtccgcctcggcttcccaaagttctgggattacaggcgtgagccactgcgcccggcgagGGCCAATTTCTATATCGTGGAACATTAAGTGAACTTGTCTGCCTTTCCAAACTTTGGCGCCACTAGCAAGGTGCGGAGGCTTCGTGGTAAAGGAATAGAAGGCAGAAGGTTGAGGACAAATATGATGGGAACGTGTAGAAAGAGTGTCGGAAGACAGTACAGAGGTGCAGAGCGAAGGGGGATCATATGTTCCCAAAGCTTGTTGGGGCAACTGGAATCAATCTGCACACTTCAACCTCTTGTCAAGACTGATGGAGTCGGAGGTATTTGCCGCAGGTAGGTGCACAAGACACATGGTTGCAgatgtgaaaaaaaaacaaaaacaaaaaactgaacaaaaccaCCCATGTctctaatgtttctttttttttttttttttttttttttttttttagacggagtctcgctcagtcgcccaggctggggtgcagtggccggatctcagctcactgcaagctccgcctcccgggttcacgccgttctcccgcctcagcctcccgtgtagctgggactacaggcgcccgccaccgcgcccagctaagttttgtatttttagtagagacggggtttcaccgtgttagtcaggatggtctcgatctcctgacctcgtgatccgcccatctcggcctcccaaagtgctgggattacaggcgtgagccaccgcgcccggccgtctctaatgtttcaaataaatgatatacatttgattttattatttatttatttatttttgagacagggtctcgctctgtcgcctaggctggagtgcagtggcctaagcttggctcactgcaacctccacctcccggatccaagcgattctcctgcctcagcctcctgagtagctgagaggtacaggcatgcgccactaccacccggctaatttttatattttttagtagagacagggtttgccatgttggccaggctggtctcgaattcctgacctcaaactatccaccggcctcagcctccctaagtgctgggattacaggcgtgagccactgcgcccagccaaataatatacttttaattaatttattgatatttaaatttattttaaaagtttatttatttatttatttagagacagggtctcactctgttacccaggtgcggtggctcacgcgtgtaatcccagcattttgggaggctgaggcgggtggatcacaaggtcaggagatcgagaccatcctggataacacggtgagacccccgcctccactaaaaatacaaacaaattagccgggcgtggtggtgtgcgcctgtattcccagctacttgggaggctgaggcaggacaatctcttgaacccggggtggggcggaggttgcagtgagctgagatcatgccactgcactccagcctgggtgacagagcaagactccatctcaaaaaaaaaaaaaagttttttgtgtgtgttttacaaaGTTCAAGTTAGTATGTGCACATAATATGAGCAAATATACATATGCTGAAAGTTCTTATAAGGGTTTGATGTGTGGATGATCAAAAACATTTGCAACCATAACTCTCAGCCATTCTTTAGCCTCCAGGGATCTGTAAGGCAGAAGTGATTTGTGTGTTTGTACTTGGTGTTCTGGAAAGGTTGTTCTGTCCCTTTCAAATGGGGTTGAAGGCTCCTGATGGAAGTAGACAGTATTTAGACTAGAACAGGTGAGAGGGCTTGACTTGGCACATGCTGGGGCTGAAGACTGCAATTTGGAAAAGGGCAGTAAGGGTAGGGACTGTCTAAGGATGGGGTAAAATTGGCCAGAGGGAGAAAGGAGTCAGCTGGAAAACCCAAAGAAGGAAAACCAAAAAGTTGTGTCCTTTTTGAAGGAAATGTGAATTTTTGTATTCTACTTGCCTGTACTCTTGGGCCTACCTGACGCTGTCAGTGAAACTCACCTGGAACTAACCACTTGGCAGCCGCCAATTCTTGTTTTTGCCAGAGGTCAAGGAGAGCAAATGCAGTCAGAAGACTGCTGTCTGTTATTGTCAATCACTTCAGCCTTCCCTGAAAAGCCCGAGTGGGCAGGTGGAATATCTGACATGAAGAATTGGTGGCTTTGTCTGCAGGAAAAGGGAATAGCTAAATTAAAGGCAAGAGAATGTTCCTAGTTGGTTTAGGGAATCAGTAGTTTACCCCAggactcggtggctcacgcctgtaatcccagcactttgggaggccgaggcaggtggatcacttgagctcaggagttcaagagcagccggggcaacatggcaaaaccccgtctctacaaaaaatacaaaaattatcctggcgtggtggcatgcgcctgtagtcccagctactcgggaggctgatgtgggagggtcacttgaacccggggagatggaggctgcagtgagctgggatcacgccactgcacttcagcctgggcaacaaagtgagaccttgtctcaaaataccctagaagagaaggaggaagaggtgaGGATATCTAGTGCCCAAAGAGAAGTCATTTGGACTGAAAAAACAGATGGAACAAATGATAGCAACAACTCTTGAGGCAGGGACCTccagaaacagtttttttttgtttgttttttgttttttgttttgagacagagtctcactctgttgcccagactggagtgcaatggcacaatcttgggtcactgcaacctctgcctcccgggttcaagtgattctcctacctcagcctcccgagtagctgggattacacccagctaatttgtgtatttttagtagagatggggtttcaccatgttggccaggctggtctcaaactcctgacctcgtgatccgcccgcctcagcctcccaaagtgctgggattacaggcatgagccaccgtgcctggcccagaaacaGTATTTGATAAATAAggaggccaggcgaggtggctcatacctgtaatcccagcattttgggaggccgaggggggaagattgcttgaccccaggagtttgagaccagcctgggcatcatgggaAGATCCTATTTCTAcataaacagattaaaaaatattttaaaaggcatggAAGGCATATGCTAGTGTAAGTATGAGGTACATTGAGTATCCACAGGGAAGTATAATGACACCTGTCACTTTTGCCTGCCGGGCATCAGGTTGCAGCACCTTAGTTTTCTTTGGGGGAACCATCTGTCCTCCACTCTCAGTATGCATGGTTTGCATGTGGATGGCCCCAGCGCTGGGCCCTGGAGTGGGCACATAAGCAGGTGCAGCCAGCCAGCCACTCAGACTGATGCAAACATAATGCCATAATCCAATCTGGACCAATGAGGGTTAGTCCCCAGGGACTTGTACTGAAGTGTTGGGAATGCCATCCTACGCCACAGAGAGGGagactaaaagaaaatgatatttggaatggGTATTGCAATGGGAATGTGTGTGCTGTAGTAAACTGTGTATATTCAGGGAGGTGAAGGGAGAAAAaggtttttgtggttgttttttgtttgtttgtttgtttgtttttaaggcagggtctcactctgttgcccagggtggagtgcagtggtgtgatactGGCTAattgcagccttcacctcctagACTCAGGTGACCCTTCCACTTCCGCtccctccagtagctgggactacaggcatgtgccaccatgcctggctaatttttttgtattttttgtagagatggggtttaaccatgttgccttacactggtcccgaactcctgtgctcaagcaattctcctgtctcagccttccaaagtgctgggattacaagcatgagccatggcaGCAGGCGGAcacaggtgtttttgtttgtttatttgtttttcagatggagtttggctcttgtttcccaggctggagcacaatggcgcgatctcggctcactgcaacctccacctcccgggttcaagcgattctcttgcctcagcctcccgaatagctgggattacaagcatgggccaccgtgcccagctgattttgtatttttagtagagacggggtttcactatgttggtcagactggtcttgaactcccaacctcaggtgatctgccctcctcagcctcccaaagtgctgggattacaggtgtgaaccaccgtgcctggccaacaaaggtttttaaagaaaaaatgagaattacataattgttttcaggtaattatccttggctacaaggaTTAATAACAAAGGTGGCATCAGTCCAAGTttggacaggcagttgctgggtAGATGTCTTCACAGAAGTATTCTCTCTGTGTCAGGTGATGATAGCCATTGTACGGGGTTATAGTTTTTACAGAGTCTCATGATGGGTTTTGCTGTCAGGTATCACGCATGAGAACCTTCTCTTCATGGCCTTCCCCAGCTCcggttttcaggttttttttttttttaaggtggggtctcgctatgtgaccctggctggaagtgcagtggctttTCATGGAGCGATCCTACTACTGATCAGCATGGGAGTGTTTACTTGCTCTGTTTCTGAGCTGGCCCAGTTCACCCTTCCTTAGGAAACCTGGTGGTCTCCTGCTCCCAGGAAGTTACCATATTGATGCTGAGTTTAGTGAAGACACCAGATCAGAATAGCATACCACAGCCCAGAaatcctgtgctcaagtgatcctcctgcctcagcctccccagtagctaggaatacaggtgtgtactaccatgcctggctaactaaaaaaaaaaaaatttgtagagacagggtctccctatgttgctcaggctcatctcgaacgcctaggctcaagggatcctcccacgacagcctcccaaagtgctagattacaggggcgagccaccgcacctggcctagcaTGGAAGTTTTAACCTGTTCCATTTCCAGCCTGGGCTGGTTCATTCCTCCCTAGACAACCTAGTGGTCCTCCACTCCCAGGATactgatgctgagcttttttttttttttttttttgagacggagtctcgctctgtcacccaggctggagtgcagtggccggatctcagctcactgcaagctccgcctcccgggttcacgccattctcctgcctcagcctcccgagtagctgggactacaggcgtccgccacctcgcccggctagttttttgtattttttagtagagatggggtttcaccatgttaaccaggatggtctcgatctcctgacctcgtgatccgcccgtctcggcctcccaaagtgctgggattacaggcttgagccaccgcgcccggccgatgctGAGCTTTTTGTGGACACCTGATTGGCATGGCACACTatagcccagaactcctgggctcaagcaattctcctgctgcagcctcctgagtagttaggactataggcatgtgccaccacacctggcagggattttttgttttgttttgttttcttttgttttttgagacacagtctcactctgtcacccaggctggagtgcagtggtgcgctcttggctcactgcaacctccatctcccgagttccagcaattctcccacctcaacctcctgagtagctgggactacaggcctgcatcactacgcccagctaatttttctatttttactagagacagggttttaccatgttggccaggatggtctcaaactcctgacctcaagtgatccacccacctcagcctcccaaagtgctgggattataggcatgagccaccacacctgttttgtttttaatacaagtgactccattttgcttCTGGCAACTTTCACATTTCCCCTTTTTGATCGTGATCTTTCTTCAAAAGCAGTGGGTTTGGATTGTCCCTCAGTACTGGGATGGACCTGTCCTGGGCTGTTGGTCTGGTTCCAGATAAGAGGGAGTGATTGACAACTAGAAGTCAGTGTCAAAACCCCTTTAGGCACATCTGAGCAACACTGGAAATTCGGGGAAAGTTGCACTCAGACTAAGTCTACCTGAAGTCCATCTTTACGTTCAATTTTTTGTGTTCCGTGGTCTTTTGGCCATCGTCTGGAAGCCCCAGGCCAGCATATTCTGTTAGCAGCTGTACTTCTGCAGAAGCTTCACAAGTAATAAGTACAAattgttaaaaggaaaatacaaattaatattaatagtaatatgATACCCCCAGTTTTCATAATGGTTTTGAGCTATGAACCTAGGCTTAAAGGCAATCAAGTCAATAAATCAAATGACCATGGGGAATTTGGTGAGACCCATTATAACCTATGTGACCTGTTATAACCTATGTTTTGTAATTTAATGTATATGGGGCCTCAAGTTCTCCAGGGAAATTTAGCCAGGTTCAGCAGGTGCTATTAGCaatagaacagatatttcctgaTTTAACCAATAGATACTGAAGGTTCTCTTAGGTCAGGTTCTGTGAGGTTACTGATAGAAGCTATTGATTGTGCAGTTTAAATTACACCATTATCCCGTCAACGAAAAGGCAgacataagaaaggaaaaattaagagtGACAAGATTTTCATTTTGATGGGTGAAgctctcaacttttttttttttttttttttgagacagagtctcgctctgtcgcccaggctggagtgcagcggcatgatctcggctcactgcaacctctgcctcccgggttcaagcaattctcctgcctcagcctcccgagtagctgggattacaggtgcgtgccaccacacgcagctaatttttaaaaaatatttttggtagagatggggtttcaccatgttggccagactggtctcgaactcctgacctcaagtgatccacccgcctcggcctctcaaactgctgggattacaggcgtgaaccaccatgcccagccaaaaatctCAACTTCTTGTTCTGGTTTGCAGTTTGAATGTCTCTGGTTATGGCATCAGGTGGTTTGGAGAACTTTCTGTGTGACCCATACATTAGGCATGAGACTTGTCCCTTGATATTTATACCAAGTTTTCTAGCTCCAGCTTCAAGGCCTTTAGCAAcataacaggttttttttttttcttagttggaGAGTTTTAGCCAAATATTAGAGGAAATTAGGAGGATTTGGGGTCTAGTCCTGTCTTCATGTAGATAAGAAACAATGCAAAGGGCTGCAATCTAATAACAGTCATATTTTAGTGTTTTTCCTTTAGAAACAACTatttctgggaggccaagatgggcggatcacgaggtcaggagatcaagaccatcctggttaacatggtgaaaccctgtctctactaaaaatacaaaaaaaaaaaaaaaaaaaaaattagctgggcgtgccagcaggtacctgtagtcccagctactcgggaggctgaggcaagagaatggcgtgaacccaggaggtggagcttgcagtgagccgagatcccgccactgcactctagcctgggcaacagagcgagactccgtctcaaaaaaaaaaaaaaaaaaaaaaaagaaagaaaaagaaaaagaaacaactttttcTCTCTAAGGTCATCCTGATTTTTACTAAAGATAATCAGAGTAATACaaatttgtttgtaaaataagtttACTTTGATCAAATTTTGCCTGCAAGAATAGTGATTTGACCACATAGtaatctcagatttttttttttttcagatgcagtttcactcctgttgcctaggctggagtgcaatggtgcaaccttggctcactgcaacctccacatccgaggttcaagcgattctcctgcctcagcctcctgaatagctaggatcacaggcatgtgccaccacacccggctaatttttgtgtttttagtagagacagggttttaccatgttggccaggctggtctcaaactcccgacttcagatgatctgcccacctcagtctcccaaagtgctgggattacaggtgtgagccactgtgcgcggcctgttttttttttttttttttttgagacaaggtcttgctctgtcaccctggctggagtgcagtggcacagtcatggctcactgcagcctcaacctcctggactgcagcaatctgcctgcctcaacctccataagtgctgggattacagacatgagctaccaagCCTAGTACCATAGAATCTAAaccatctctagattatttatcaTGCTTAATACAATACAAATGCTATGCAAATAGCTATTACACTgtattgtttcttgttttttgataggatctcactctgttgcccaggctgaagtgcagtggtgtgatcttggctcatgacatccttgacctcctgggctcaagtgatcctcttgtctcagcctctcaagtagctgggactacagatgcgtgtcaccatgtctggctaattttctttatttattttgtagagatggggtcttgcaattttacccaggctggtctcgaatgcttgggctcaaatgacctgcccaccttggcctcccgaagtgctgggttatagggcatgagccactgtgagagcctacactgtatttttttttttttcttgagatgaagttttgcttttgttgcccaggctggagcgcaatggcatgatcttggctcactgtaacctctgcctcctgggttcaagtgattctcctgcctcagcctcctgaatagctgggattactgccaccacgcttggctaatttttttttttttttttttgagacagagtcgcgctctgtcgcccaggctggagtgcagtgacgcgatctcggctcactgcaagctctgcctcccgggttcacgccattctcccgcctcagcctcctgagtagctgggactacaggctcccgccaccacgcctggctaattttttgtaatttttagtagagacagggtttcaccatgttagccgggatggtctcgatctcctaaccttgtgatctgcccgccttggcctcccaaagtgctgggattacaggcgtgaggcactgcgcccggccactgtattgttttttacttgtactattttttattcttgtatttttatttttttcaaatatttccaatctgtggttggttgaatctgtggacATGGAACCCCCATGGATATGAAGGGCTGACTGTATGCTAGTCTGTCTTCTGGAGATGTTTGCAATTTTCCATAGCAAATCTAAAGAGTGAAGTATGTATGATCCTGCAGTGGATCCATCATTACACATTTTTGTCCAAACCCATCGAATGTCCAACAGCAGAGTGAAGCCTCATGTGAGCACCAATGCTGGTTCATTGACAGCAACAGATGGGACGCTGGAGGCTGGCAGGGGGCACACAGGAACTCTGACCTTTccactcagttttgctgtgaacctaaaatggTTCTAAgaaagaacatttacaaaaaaaaaaaaaaaaaaaaaaagggaatacaTGTAGAAAGTTCCTGAT of Macaca fascicularis isolate 582-1 chromosome X, T2T-MFA8v1.1 contains these proteins:
- the SLC10A3 gene encoding P3 protein isoform X2, yielding MVLMQGRGSSQQWPGVGGEDGGTGPLGMLRAALLLISLPWGARGTASGSLSTAGGHTVPLTGGRYLSIGDGSVMEFEFPEESEGIIVISSQYPGQANRTVPSPMLRVTSLDTEVLTIKNLLDAREAPPTLIEERRDFCIKVSPAEDSPAPLSTDLAHFSENPILYLLLPLIFVNKCSFGCKVELEVLKGLMQSPQPMLLGLLGQFLVMPLYAFLMAKVFMLPKALALGLIITCSSPGGGGSYLFSLLLGGDVTLAISMTFISTVAATGFLPLSSAIYSHLLSIHETLHVPISKILGTLLFIAIPIAVGVLIKSKLPKFSQLLLQVIKPFSFVLLLGGLFLAYRMGVFILAGVRLPIVLVGITVPLVGLLVGYCLATCLKLPVAQRRTVSIEVGVQNSLLALAMLQLSLRRLQADYASQAPFIVALSGTSEMLALVIGHCIYSSLFPVS
- the SLC10A3 gene encoding P3 protein isoform X1 — protein: MVLMQGRGSSQQWPGVGGEDGGTGPLGMLRAALLLISLPWGARGTASGSLSTAGGHTVPLTGGRYLSIGDGSVMEFEFPEESEGIIVISSQYPGQANRTVPSPMLRVTSLDTEVLTIKNVSAITWGGGGGFVVSIHSGLAGLAPLHIQLLDAREAPPTLIEERRDFCIKVSPAEDSPAPLSTDLAHFSENPILYLLLPLIFVNKCSFGCKVELEVLKGLMQSPQPMLLGLLGQFLVMPLYAFLMAKVFMLPKALALGLIITCSSPGGGGSYLFSLLLGGDVTLAISMTFISTVAATGFLPLSSAIYSHLLSIHETLHVPISKILGTLLFIAIPIAVGVLIKSKLPKFSQLLLQVIKPFSFVLLLGGLFLAYRMGVFILAGVRLPIVLVGITVPLVGLLVGYCLATCLKLPVAQRRTVSIEVGVQNSLLALAMLQLSLRRLQADYASQAPFIVALSGTSEMLALVIGHCIYSSLFPVS